The Mesobacillus jeotgali genome window below encodes:
- the glmU gene encoding bifunctional UDP-N-acetylglucosamine diphosphorylase/glucosamine-1-phosphate N-acetyltransferase GlmU encodes MSNRYAIILAAGQGTRMKSKLYKVLHPVCGKPMVQHVIDQVKSLDINEIVTIVGHGAEKVKEQLGEVSQYALQAEQLGTAHAVQQAGDMLADKEGVTIVVCGDTPLIKGETMEALFKHHEETSAKATILTARAEDPTGYGRIVRNSEGFVEKIVEHKDANEQERSINEINTGTYCFDNKMLFEAIQNVSNDNVQGEYYLPDVIEILKNQGEIVSAYVTDNFAETLGVNDRVALAQAERTMKNRINEYHMRNGVSIIDPDNTYIGPDVKVGQDTVIFPGTTLSGATVIGSDCQIGPNTEISNCEIGNNTVIRQSAAFDSKIGSEVNIGPFAHIRPDSDIHDEVKIGNFVEIKKAVFGKGSKASHLSYIGDAEVGADVNIGCGSITVNYDGKNKFLTKIEDGVFIGCNSNLVAPVTIGKGAYVAAGSTITEDVPGEALALARARQVNKEDYVGKMNVKK; translated from the coding sequence ATGTCTAATCGTTATGCAATCATTTTAGCAGCCGGTCAGGGAACAAGAATGAAGTCTAAATTGTACAAAGTTCTTCACCCTGTATGCGGCAAGCCAATGGTACAGCATGTAATTGACCAGGTGAAAAGTCTTGATATAAACGAAATCGTGACCATTGTCGGTCATGGAGCAGAAAAAGTGAAAGAGCAGCTTGGTGAAGTGAGCCAGTATGCCCTGCAGGCAGAACAGCTGGGTACAGCTCATGCTGTGCAGCAGGCAGGAGACATGCTCGCTGATAAAGAAGGGGTCACAATCGTCGTTTGCGGTGATACTCCTTTGATCAAAGGTGAAACAATGGAAGCCCTTTTCAAACATCATGAAGAGACAAGCGCAAAAGCAACCATCCTCACTGCAAGAGCTGAAGATCCGACTGGCTACGGCCGTATCGTCCGGAACTCTGAAGGCTTTGTCGAGAAAATCGTCGAACATAAGGATGCGAATGAGCAGGAAAGAAGCATCAATGAGATCAATACAGGTACATATTGCTTCGACAACAAAATGTTATTCGAGGCAATCCAGAATGTATCAAATGATAATGTCCAGGGTGAGTACTATCTTCCAGATGTTATTGAAATTTTGAAAAATCAGGGCGAGATTGTATCTGCGTATGTGACAGATAACTTCGCAGAGACACTCGGCGTCAATGACCGCGTTGCTCTTGCACAAGCGGAACGCACGATGAAAAATCGGATCAATGAGTATCATATGCGCAATGGCGTATCAATCATTGACCCTGATAACACGTATATTGGACCAGACGTGAAGGTTGGACAAGATACGGTTATTTTCCCGGGAACAACTCTTTCTGGCGCCACAGTCATCGGTTCTGATTGCCAGATTGGACCTAATACGGAAATCAGCAACTGCGAGATTGGCAATAATACAGTTATCCGCCAATCAGCGGCTTTTGACAGCAAGATTGGCTCCGAAGTCAACATTGGGCCTTTCGCGCATATCAGGCCTGATTCTGATATTCATGATGAAGTGAAGATCGGCAATTTTGTCGAAATTAAGAAAGCGGTATTTGGCAAAGGAAGCAAAGCTTCCCACCTTAGCTATATCGGTGATGCAGAAGTCGGTGCTGATGTGAATATCGGCTGCGGCTCGATCACAGTGAATTATGATGGCAAAAACAAGTTCCTGACGAAGATTGAAGACGGTGTATTCATTGGCTGTAATTCAAATCTTGTTGCACCAGTGACGATTGGAAAAGGCGCGTATGTAGCAGCCGGCTCCACGATCACTGAAGATGTTCCAGGTGAGGCACTGGCGCTTGCACGTGCTCGTCAAGTCAACAAAGAAGATTATGTAGGGAAAATGAACGTAAAGAAATAA
- a CDS encoding ribose-phosphate diphosphokinase — MSNQYLDPNLKVFSLNSNVELAQEIAKVIGVELGKCSVSQFSDGEIQINIEESIRGCDVYVIQSTSSPVNENIMELLIMIDALKRASAKTINIVMPYYGYARQDRKARAREPITAKLVANLLETAGATRVITLDLHAPQIQGFFDIPIDHLMGVPILADHFKSKELNGDVVIVSPDHGGVTRARKMAERLKAPIAIIDKRRPKPNVAEVMNIVGNIEGKVAILIDDIIDTAGTITLAANALVENGALEVYACCTHPVLSGPAIERIENSKIKELVVTNSIALAEEKRVEKIHQLSVAPLIGEAIIRVHEEQSVSTLFD, encoded by the coding sequence ATGTCAAACCAGTATCTTGACCCAAATTTGAAGGTTTTTTCACTTAACTCAAATGTTGAACTTGCCCAGGAAATCGCAAAGGTAATCGGGGTAGAGCTAGGTAAATGCTCTGTATCCCAGTTCAGCGACGGAGAAATCCAGATTAACATTGAAGAAAGCATCCGTGGCTGTGATGTATATGTCATCCAGTCGACTAGCTCTCCAGTTAATGAAAACATCATGGAATTGCTTATTATGATCGACGCATTGAAGCGCGCATCTGCTAAAACAATCAATATTGTTATGCCATATTACGGCTATGCAAGGCAGGACCGCAAAGCCCGTGCTCGTGAGCCAATCACAGCCAAGCTTGTGGCAAATCTGCTTGAGACAGCTGGCGCTACCCGCGTGATCACGCTTGACCTTCACGCTCCGCAAATTCAAGGATTCTTCGATATTCCAATCGACCACTTGATGGGTGTGCCAATCCTTGCTGATCACTTCAAGAGCAAGGAATTGAACGGAGACGTTGTCATTGTATCTCCTGACCATGGCGGTGTTACACGTGCAAGGAAGATGGCTGAAAGATTGAAAGCGCCAATCGCGATCATCGATAAGCGTCGTCCAAAGCCAAATGTGGCGGAAGTCATGAACATCGTTGGTAATATTGAAGGCAAGGTTGCCATCTTGATTGACGATATTATTGATACTGCAGGAACGATTACATTGGCTGCCAATGCATTGGTTGAAAATGGCGCACTAGAAGTATACGCTTGCTGTACGCACCCTGTATTGTCAGGTCCAGCCATTGAGCGTATCGAAAACTCCAAGATTAAAGAACTGGTTGTGACAAATTCAATCGCGCTTGCTGAAGAAAAGCGCGTTGAAAAAATCCACCAGCTGTCAGTTGCCCCATTGATTGGGGAAGCGATCATCCGCGTCCACGAAGAGCAATCTGTCAGCACATTGTTTGATTGA
- a CDS encoding 50S ribosomal protein L25/general stress protein Ctc has translation MSATLKATERTGTQRSALRKLRQEGNIPAVVYGRKTDSKSIYVDSIEFVKTIRENGRNGVISLDVGGSQHSVMLTDYQEDHIKKEILHADFLVVDKSSKVHASVRLNIVGDAAGVKDGGVLQQPIHEVNITATPGNIPESIDVDVTNLQVNENLTLADIKTGNYEINDDENTVVVSILPPKVEEEINSGEEQEPGEPENEEGRETEASGE, from the coding sequence ATGAGTGCAACATTGAAAGCAACTGAGCGAACAGGTACTCAACGTTCTGCCTTGAGGAAATTACGCCAGGAGGGCAATATTCCGGCAGTGGTCTATGGAAGGAAGACTGATAGCAAATCGATCTATGTTGACAGCATCGAGTTTGTGAAGACCATCCGTGAAAATGGACGTAATGGAGTCATTTCTCTTGATGTTGGCGGCAGCCAGCATAGTGTCATGCTGACTGATTACCAGGAAGACCATATCAAGAAGGAAATCCTTCATGCTGATTTCCTTGTGGTCGATAAAAGCTCCAAGGTACATGCAAGCGTCCGTTTGAACATCGTTGGCGATGCAGCTGGTGTCAAGGATGGCGGCGTCCTTCAGCAGCCAATCCACGAGGTGAACATCACAGCGACTCCAGGAAATATCCCTGAGAGCATTGATGTGGATGTCACGAACCTGCAAGTTAATGAAAACCTGACACTTGCTGATATCAAAACAGGGAATTATGAAATAAACGATGACGAAAACACGGTAGTCGTTTCGATCCTTCCTCCTAAAGTGGAAGAAGAAATCAATTCCGGTGAAGAACAAGAACCAGGAGAGCCTGAGAATGAAGAAGGAAGAGAAACAGAAGCGAGCGGAGAATAA
- the pth gene encoding aminoacyl-tRNA hydrolase produces MKLFVGLGNPGRQYDKTRHNIGFEVIDELSKRWNIPLDQAKHKGLYGKGFVGGEKVILLKPLTYMNLSGESIRAVMDFYDIDLEDLVVIYDDLDMPTGRIRLRQKGSAGGHNGIKSTIAHTGTQEFKRIRVGISRPTNGMAITDWVLGRFTAEENEKMAEAVMKSADACEEWMKRPFLEVMNTFNQ; encoded by the coding sequence GTGAAGTTATTTGTTGGACTTGGGAATCCAGGGAGGCAATACGATAAAACAAGGCATAACATCGGCTTTGAAGTCATCGATGAGTTATCAAAGCGCTGGAATATCCCGTTGGATCAGGCAAAGCATAAAGGTTTATATGGAAAAGGATTCGTTGGCGGTGAAAAGGTCATCTTGCTCAAGCCTTTAACGTATATGAACCTTTCTGGTGAATCAATCAGGGCTGTTATGGATTTTTATGATATCGATCTCGAGGATTTGGTCGTGATCTATGACGATCTCGATATGCCTACCGGCAGGATCAGATTGCGCCAAAAAGGCAGCGCAGGCGGCCATAATGGGATTAAGTCGACGATTGCCCATACTGGGACACAGGAATTCAAGCGAATCAGGGTAGGCATCAGCCGGCCGACAAATGGGATGGCGATAACGGATTGGGTACTTGGCCGTTTTACTGCCGAAGAAAATGAAAAGATGGCCGAGGCTGTCATGAAATCTGCCGATGCTTGTGAAGAATGGATGAAAAGGCCTTTCTTAGAAGTGATGAACACATTCAATCAATAA
- a CDS encoding anti-sigma-F factor Fin family protein encodes MAIHYHCRHCGINIGSLDRLSVHSESLGLHKLTEEERQEMVSYAGNGDINIKTICEDCQEALERNPDFHQHDYLIH; translated from the coding sequence ATGGCTATACATTATCATTGCCGTCATTGCGGCATAAATATCGGCTCACTGGACAGATTGTCTGTCCACAGTGAAAGTTTAGGGCTGCATAAGCTGACCGAGGAAGAGCGCCAGGAGATGGTATCTTACGCAGGAAATGGTGACATCAATATAAAAACAATCTGTGAAGACTGTCAGGAAGCCCTGGAACGCAACCCGGACTTCCACCAGCATGACTACCTGATTCACTGA